The following are encoded in a window of Phycisphaerae bacterium genomic DNA:
- a CDS encoding sugar phosphate isomerase/epimerase: MKFGCQTYTWQMSAERYAGRIDHILSVVAAAGMRGIEAEICMMGGFYDDPDRMHRELERTGLKLGALCLVLDWRNEDETEDERREADKAFAYLRHFPGTLLALGQMAGADRTDLRRRQANAISCFNAVGRRAVDRGIVCAFHPNSPAGSVFRTREDYAVLLDGLDSDAVGLAPDAGHIAKGGMEAVEMFQSFAPLVRHVHFKDTAADGGWTEMGCGTIDFPAIVAVLREADYDGWIMIEDESPRAEADPDAVTLANGRYVHERLIS, from the coding sequence ATGAAGTTCGGCTGCCAGACCTACACGTGGCAGATGTCGGCGGAGAGGTATGCGGGCCGGATCGATCATATCCTGTCCGTGGTGGCCGCAGCCGGCATGCGCGGCATCGAAGCCGAGATTTGCATGATGGGCGGCTTCTACGACGACCCTGACCGAATGCACCGTGAGCTTGAGCGGACGGGCTTGAAACTCGGGGCCCTGTGCCTGGTCCTCGATTGGCGGAACGAGGACGAGACCGAAGACGAACGGCGCGAAGCCGACAAGGCGTTCGCCTACCTGCGGCACTTTCCCGGCACGCTGCTGGCGCTGGGCCAGATGGCGGGCGCCGACCGAACCGATCTTCGCCGCCGCCAGGCCAACGCGATCTCATGCTTCAATGCCGTCGGCCGCCGGGCCGTCGATCGCGGGATCGTCTGCGCGTTCCACCCCAACTCGCCCGCTGGCTCGGTTTTCCGGACCCGCGAGGACTATGCCGTTCTGCTCGATGGTCTGGACTCCGACGCGGTCGGCCTGGCTCCTGACGCCGGCCACATCGCCAAGGGCGGCATGGAGGCGGTCGAGATGTTTCAAAGCTTCGCCCCGCTGGTCCGCCACGTCCACTTCAAGGACACGGCCGCCGACGGCGGATGGACTGAGATGGGCTGCGGAACCATCGACTTTCCGGCGATCGTCGCGGTGCTTCGCGAGGCTGATTATGACGGCTGGATCATGATTGAGGACGAATCCCCCCGCGCCGAAGCCGATCCCGACGCGGTTACCCTCGCCAACGGCCGCTATGTCCACGAACGCCTGATCTCCTGA
- a CDS encoding creatininase family protein codes for MAAEVRFYYMVPSEVVWRCERRSMAYLPVGALEWHGGHLPFGTDAMTVEHLAIRTARKAGGVVFPPVVYGDVRYRLAEHRAEWHRRYRREMRLTGSQSPLFVYGTQEPRGAKGESGKNEIPLTYDEQAEHFVRHLGLVLMEIASYGFGAIAMLPGHGPTTSFCGQAAKLFAEQAKRTVLRPVPRVEVFAYLVEARAIEPNLKDLPLHADKIETSILLESNGENVHREKLPKSKDTIPGAYLSSPFLDPESGYRAEKKELWNAMAEMDPRQASVEYGRTIIDYSVRQLSKKVKAWSPQR; via the coding sequence ATGGCGGCTGAAGTGCGATTCTATTACATGGTTCCATCCGAAGTGGTGTGGCGCTGCGAGCGGCGTTCGATGGCGTATCTGCCGGTCGGCGCGCTGGAGTGGCACGGCGGGCATCTGCCGTTCGGCACCGACGCGATGACGGTCGAGCACCTGGCGATTCGGACGGCCCGCAAGGCGGGAGGCGTGGTGTTTCCGCCGGTGGTCTATGGCGACGTGCGTTACCGGCTGGCGGAGCATCGGGCGGAGTGGCATCGGCGGTATCGGCGGGAGATGAGGCTGACCGGGAGTCAGTCGCCGCTGTTCGTTTACGGCACGCAAGAGCCGCGCGGCGCGAAGGGCGAGTCCGGGAAGAACGAAATCCCGTTGACCTATGACGAGCAGGCGGAGCACTTCGTGCGGCATTTGGGATTGGTTCTGATGGAAATCGCCTCGTACGGGTTTGGCGCGATCGCCATGCTTCCCGGACATGGGCCGACGACGTCGTTCTGCGGCCAGGCGGCGAAGCTGTTTGCGGAGCAGGCGAAGCGGACGGTTCTTCGGCCGGTCCCGCGGGTCGAGGTGTTTGCGTATCTGGTCGAGGCGCGGGCTATCGAGCCGAACCTCAAGGATCTGCCGTTGCACGCGGACAAGATCGAGACGTCGATCCTGCTGGAGTCGAACGGCGAGAACGTTCACCGGGAGAAGCTGCCGAAGTCGAAAGACACCATCCCCGGCGCATACCTCTCATCGCCGTTTCTCGATCCGGAGAGCGGCTACCGCGCTGAAAAGAAGGAACTGTGGAACGCGATGGCTGAGATGGATCCGCGGCAGGCGAGCGTCGAGTACGGCCGGACGATCATCGACTACAGCGTCAGGCAACTGAGCAAGAAAGTCAAAGCATGGTCACCGCAACGATGA